Proteins from one Hemibagrus wyckioides isolate EC202008001 linkage group LG16, SWU_Hwy_1.0, whole genome shotgun sequence genomic window:
- the sppl3 gene encoding signal peptide peptidase-like 3, whose product MAEQSYSWAYSLVDSSQVSTFLISILLIVYGSFRSLNMDCENQDKDKDGNPTATSSFNNTNSNNSIQTIDSTQALFLPIGASVSLLVMFFFFDSVQVVFTICTAVLATIAFAFLLLPMCQYLTRPCSPQNKISFGCCGRFTLAELLSFSLSVMLVLIWVLTGHWLLMDALAMGLCVAMIAFVRLPSLKVSCLLLSGLLIYDVFWVFFSAYIFNSNVMVKVATQPADNPLDVISRKLHLGPSMGRDVPRLSLPGKLVFPSSTGSHFSMLGIGDIVMPGLLLCFVLRYDNYKKQASGEAQSPANMSGRMQRVSYFHCTLIGYFVGLLTATVASRIHRAAQPALLYLVPFTLLPLLTMAYLKGDLRRMWSEPFHAKSSSSRFMDV is encoded by the exons ATGGCGGAGCAAAGCTACTCTTG GGCATACTCCCTCGTCGACTCCAGCCAGGTGTCCACCTTCCTCATTTCCATCCTCCTCATCGTCTATGGCAGCTTCAG GTCGTTAAACATGGACTGTGAGAACCAGGACAAGGACAAGGATGGAAATCCCACAGCTACCAGCTCTTTCAACAACACCAACTCTAacaaca gtatTCAGACCATCGACTCCACACAGGCTCTGTTCCTACCAATTGGAGCATCTGTCTCGCTTCTcgtcatgttcttcttcttcgaTTCAGTCCAGGTGGTCTTCACCATCTGCACTGCAG ttctggCTACCATAGCGTTTGCGTTCCTGCTGTTGCCGATGTGCCAGTACCTGACGCGACCCTGCTCCCCACAGAACAA GATTTCGTTCGGCTGCTGTGGCCGCTTCACGTTGGCGGAGTTGCTCTCCTTTTCCCTATCAGTCATGCTCGTCCTCATCTGGGTGCTCACGGGACACTGGCTCCTCATGGACg CGCTGGCGATGGGTCTGTGTGTGGCGATGATCGCCTTCGTGAGACTTCCCAGTCTGAAGGTGTCCTGCCTGCTCTTGTCTGGTCTGCTCATCTACGATGTGTTCTgg GTCTTCTTCTCAGCCTACATCTTTAACAGTAacgtgatggtgaaggtggccACGCAGCCAGCTGATAACCCGCTGGACGTCATCTCCCGTAAGCTGCACCTGGGCCCCAGCATGGGCCGTGACGTGCCCCGCCTCTCGCTCCCAGGCAAGCTGGTGTTCCCGAGTTCCACGGGCAGCCACTTCTCCATGCTGGGCATCGGCGATATCGTCATGCCCGGACTGCTGCTCTGCTTCGTGTTGCGCTACGACAACTACAAGAAGCAGGCGAGCGGCGAGGCACAGAGCCCTGCCAACATGTCCGGGCGCATGCAGCGCGTCTCCTACTTCCACTGCACCCTCATCGGCTACTTCGTAG gtcttctGACTGCGACCGTGGCGTCTCGGATTCACCGTGCGGCTCAGCCGGCTCTGCTCTACCTGGTGCCCTTCACCCTGCTGCCTCTGCTCACCATGGCCTACCTGAAG GGCGATCTGCGGCGCATGTGGTCTGAGCCTTTCCACGCCAAGTCCAGCAGCTCCCGGTTCATGGACGTATGA